DNA sequence from the Sulfurimonas sp. HSL3-7 genome:
ATAGTCATTATCCGGTTGATCACTTGACGGTGTGATCTTGGTATTGTCATAACGTAAGCCGTACTTGATAGTAAGATCTGATATTTTTTGGTTAAGCTCTGCGAAGAGAGCAGCATTAACGGTGTCAACATCCGTAATACTGGTATCACTCCACATGGCATTGACAGTCGAAGCCGACTCGCCATTTACGGTGTACTTTCCATCCCAGTTGCGTTTACTGCCGTCAAGGCCTACTTTCAATTCCAGATTGTCGTTGATATCAGCAGTATTAATGAGCTTAACGCCCTGTATATCAGTCGTCAGTTTACTGACTTTAATGCCGCCTTGCGGAAGAGGCTTCGTACTTGACACTCTGTACTCAGTTGACATCGGATGTTCAACGTCAGAGTAGTAGTATTGAAGGTCCAGTTCTTTGGAGACTGCACCGATGTTGCGGATGATGTACTCCGCCGTATAGAGGTTTGAGTCATCATAGAGTGCATCCATTTTGCTGGAGGGGTAAAGGATGTCGTCGCTGCGGTTGGCGGTGTAGCCGAAACGGAGTTCCTGGTCGTCTGTGATGTTAAAAAAGAGTTTTCCCATTAAAGTCTTTTTCGTATAGGCGTCCATGTCCCTGTATTTGTCCTGATACGCTGCTCCGGCAGTAGGTGAAAGGTAGTTGTCGATCTGCTCGGCAAAATCATTACCGTCACCGTCTTTGTACTGTCCGCTGGTCTCGCCCGACATACTCAGAAGCAGTTTGAAACGGTCCGTCCCGCCTGTGATCGTACCTGCGGCTTTTTTGTAGCCGAAGCTGCCCACACCGAAGTTGATATCACCGTGGACACCCTCTTCAGGCTCTTTCGTCGTGATCTTGACCGCACCGCTGAGGGTACCGAAGTTCTCGACATCATACGGTCCTTCGACGATCTGGATGCTCTCGATGTTGTTGGTCAGAACGTGCGAGATCGGCGGGTCCATGCGGTTGGGACAGGCGCCGTAGATCTTGCCGTCGTCGATGAGGACATTGATGTTGTCCTTTTTCTGTCCGCGCAGGATGATATCATTGGCGATCCCGCTTCGGCGTACGAGCGAGACCTCTGGCACTTTGTATGACAGCGCTACAGCCGCATCGGCAGATTTGATCTCTTCGCCGCTGACATCCTCGAGTGTGGTACTTTCTACAGCGATCGTATCGATCTCGACCTCTGCAGCATTAAGCATAGCTGCACAGGCAAGAGAAAGGTAGACAATTCTTTTCATTTTTGTTCCTTAAATTATAATCTATCAATAAGTTCGATGCAGGATAGAAAAAAAGTGTTACATTAGTGTTAAGAAAGCAGAAATAGTCAGAAAAAGCGCAGTGCAACAGCGACGATGTTCCGATCTGCTATAATTTCTTTCATGAACAGATCAGACAGAACCAAACGCATCATTTTCATCATACTGGCAGCGCTCGCTTCGGGTTATTTTATGTACACGGGTTTTTCGCTGCTCTATGAAAAGGGTGACACACCGTCTTCCGTTATGGAATCTGCAGAGTAACCTCTTTGGGAAACTGCATTGTCACGCAGTGCAACGAGCCGTGCTGGCGGACCAGTACGGAACACTCCACCCCGACGACCTCCCGCTCCGGAAACGCTTTTTTGATCGCAGAGAGCGCCTCTTCGTCATGGCGGTCGCTGTAGGTCGGCACGATCACCGCACCGTTTACGATGAGGAAGTTGGCATAGGTGGCGGGAAGCCGTTCGCCGTCGTAGTAAATGGCATCGGTCATCGGAAGGGGGATGAGCTTAAAAGGTTCTCCGTCAAGGTCACGCAATGCCTGAAGGTCTCTCTCCATCTTTGAGAGGGCGTCATAGTGCTCATCTTCCTCATCGCTGCATTTTACGTAGAGAATCGTCTCCCTGTCCGCAAAACGGGCCAGTGTGTCGACATGGCTGTCGGTGTCGTCGCCGGCAAGGTAGCCGTGGTCAAGCCAGAGGACCTTCTTGGTTCCGAGCACCTCTTTCAGAATGTTCTCGATCTCGAACTTCTGGGTCAGTTTGACATTGCGGTTTGGGTTTAGAAGGCACTCTGTAGTGGTCAGCAGCACGCCTTCGCCGTTTGACTCGATGGCCCCGCCTTCAAGGATCAGCCGCTCTTTTTTGTAGTTGGCACCGTAATAGTTGGCGATCTTTGCGGTCATGGCATTGTCGAGCGAGGCGTCGAACTTGCCGCCCCATCCGGTAAAGGTGAAGTCGACCACCGTCGGCTCCGAACCTTCGATCACAGTGATACCGCTGCAGTCCCTTGCCCAGGTGTCGTCTGTCTCGCAGGTGATGAAGTCGATGTTGTCCGTTGCAGAAAAATAGGATTTTACCTTCTCTATCTCATCGCAGACGATCAGGCACTTTTCAAAGCGGGCGATCGCTGTCGCGATATTGACGAATGTCTCCGA
Encoded proteins:
- a CDS encoding agmatine deiminase family protein gives rise to the protein MRITEAKNRGVKADRTYLPAEFEEQSFVQLIFPHSGSDWAPYLEAASETFVNIATAIARFEKCLIVCDEIEKVKSYFSATDNIDFITCETDDTWARDCSGITVIEGSEPTVVDFTFTGWGGKFDASLDNAMTAKIANYYGANYKKERLILEGGAIESNGEGVLLTTTECLLNPNRNVKLTQKFEIENILKEVLGTKKVLWLDHGYLAGDDTDSHVDTLARFADRETILYVKCSDEEDEHYDALSKMERDLQALRDLDGEPFKLIPLPMTDAIYYDGERLPATYANFLIVNGAVIVPTYSDRHDEEALSAIKKAFPEREVVGVECSVLVRQHGSLHCVTMQFPKEVTLQIP
- a CDS encoding TonB-dependent receptor gives rise to the protein MKRIVYLSLACAAMLNAAEVEIDTIAVESTTLEDVSGEEIKSADAAVALSYKVPEVSLVRRSGIANDIILRGQKKDNINVLIDDGKIYGACPNRMDPPISHVLTNNIESIQIVEGPYDVENFGTLSGAVKITTKEPEEGVHGDINFGVGSFGYKKAAGTITGGTDRFKLLLSMSGETSGQYKDGDGNDFAEQIDNYLSPTAGAAYQDKYRDMDAYTKKTLMGKLFFNITDDQELRFGYTANRSDDILYPSSKMDALYDDSNLYTAEYIIRNIGAVSKELDLQYYYSDVEHPMSTEYRVSSTKPLPQGGIKVSKLTTDIQGVKLINTADINDNLELKVGLDGSKRNWDGKYTVNGESASTVNAMWSDTSITDVDTVNAALFAELNQKISDLTIKYGLRYDNTKITPSSDQPDNDYQSVSANIFANYQATTNLGFFGGVGKASRVPDARELYFYGLMGNEVGTPDLDQTTNYEVDLGMENKYESFSLKTKLFYSMLKDYIYYNSSNVNGGGQAVNAFENIDATIYGFEITGSYYALDNLYADFGVAYQRGKKDKALEGQTNTNLAEIPPLKGNVALNYVYYQESTATVEFVGADTWKNYDSDNGEQEIASWGIMNLKIDHKLPYGFGIAAGVDNVFDKTYAVSNTYSDLTLLTGGDEVMLLNEPGRYYYVSASYKF